In Euphorbia lathyris chromosome 9, ddEupLath1.1, whole genome shotgun sequence, the following are encoded in one genomic region:
- the LOC136205578 gene encoding protein FAR-RED IMPAIRED RESPONSE 1, with the protein MAMMTGRNQQLVLDMVNLEDTVPDGDTVIENTVHIVDGTQNGDGGVTDFSKRAVAVFEDDRDFEPRNGIEFESHEAAYSFYQEYAKSMGFTTSIKNSRRSKKSKEFIDAKFACSRYGITPESDGSNSRRSSVKKTDCKASMHVKRRPDGKWIIHEFVKEHNHELLPALAYHFRIHRNVKLAEKNNIDILHAVSERTKKMYVEMSRQSGRCQNVAFVRSDVTAQPEKGRSLALDEGDGQLLLEHFKRIKKENPNFFYAIDLNEELRIRNLFWVDPKSRDDYTSFSDVVCFETFYVKYHEKLPYAPFVGVNHHCQPILLGCAFIADESRSTFVWLLKTWLRAMGGQAPKVIVADMDKALKLAIEEVLPNTRHCFSLWHIFEKMQETLSHVIKRRDDFLPEFNKCVFKSWTDDEFDLQWWTMVPRYELQDDEWVQSLYNDRKKWVPTYMGNTFLAGISATQRSESINSFFDKYIHRKMSVKEFMKQYGMILQNRYEEESIADFDTSHKQAAIKSPSPWEKQMSMVYTHTIFKKFQVEVLGVVGCHPKKETEDETNVTFRVQDCEKNEYFLVQWDSTNSTVSCLCRMYEYKGFLCRHALIVLQICGLSSIPSHYILKRWTKDARSRQPAAEGTAGVLSRVQRYNVLCKLAIQMSEEGSVCEDVYNIAFRTLAEALKNCVNANNSNNSAVESGGLSMVQHEVEEENHGNLATKSIKKKNPIRKRKVQSDPDLMIVEAQDSLQQMESLGTDGIPLSSYYGPPQNTQGLVQLNLMEPPHDGYFVNQQSMQGLGQLNSIAPGHDGFFGTQQSMNGLAQFDFRPPTSYSYSLQDDSHLRSSHLHGSASRHA; encoded by the exons ATGGCAATGATGACTGGTAGGAATCAGCAATTGGTTCTTGACATGGTCAATCTTGAAGATACAGTACCTGATGGTGATACAGTGATCGAAAATACGGTTCACATCGTGGATGGGACTCAAAATGGAGATGGTGGGGTTACTGATTTCTCAAAACGGGCTGTTGCAGTTTTCGAAGACGACAGAGACTTTGAGCCCCGTAATGGTATTGAATTTGAATCACATGAGGCAGCATACTCATTTTATCAAGAATATGCCAAATCAATGGGGTTCACCACTTCAATAAAAAACAGTAGACGTTCAAAGAAATCGAAAGAATTCATAGATGCCAAATTTGCATGTTCAAGATATGGAATTACACCTGAATCTGATGGTAGCAATAGCCGAAGATCAAGTGTGAAAAAAACTGACTGTAAAGCAAGTATGCATGTGAAAAGAAGACCAGATGGAAAGTGGATAATTCATGAGTTTGTTAAGGAGCATAACCATGAGCTTTTACCAGCCTTAGCCTATCATTTTCGAATTCATCGAAATGTTAAATTAGCTGAAAAGAACAATATTGACATCTTGCATGCTGTCAGCGAACGAACAAAAAAGATGTATGTTGAAATGTCGAGGCAGTCTGGTCGCTGTcaaaatgttgcatttgttcGAAGTGATGTAACCGCTCAGCCAGAGAAAGGTCGGAGCTTAGCTCTTGATGAAGGAGATGGCCAACTATTACTCGAGCATTTCAAGCGCATCAAGAAGGAGAATCCAAATTTCTTCTATGCAATAGATTTGAACGAGGAGCTTCGTATACGAAATTTGTTCTGGGTCGACCCGAAAAGTAGGGATGATTATACAAGCTTCAGTGATGTTGTTTGTTTCGAGACCTTCTACGTAAAGTACCATGAGAAACTTCCATATGCTCCTTTTGTTGGGGTAAATCATCATTGTCAGCCAATTTTACTTGGATGTGCATTCATTGCAGATGAGTCTAGATCAACATTTGTTTGGTTGCTAAAAACATGGCTTAGAGCAATGGGTGGACAGGCCCCTAAAGTTATAGTTGCTGATATGGACAAAGCCTTGAAGTTAGCAATTGAAGAAGTCCTCCCAAATACTCGACATTGTTTTTCTCTTTGGCATATATTTGAAAAGATGCAGGAAACTCTTTCTCATGTGATCAAGCGGCGAGATGATTTTTTGCCGGAATTCAACAAGTGTGTTTTTAAATCGTGGACAGACGACGAGTTTGATTTGCAGTGGTGGACAATGGTCCCTCGATATGAACTTCAAGATGATGAATGGGTTCAGTCCTTGTACAATGATCGTAAAAAGTGGGTGCCCACATACATGGGGAATACTTTTCTGGCTGGAATTTCTGCAACCCAACGTTCTGAAAGTATCAATTCTTTCTTTGATAAGTACATCCATAGGAAAATGTCGGTAAAAGAGTTCATGAAACAATATGGAATGATTTTGCAAAACAGGTATGAGGAGGAAAGTATAGCAGATTTCGATACTTCCCACAAACAGGCTGCTATAAAATCTCCCTCTCCGTGGGAAAAGCAAATGTCAATGGTTTATACACATACAATATTTAAGAAATTTCAAGTTGAGGTTTTGGGTGTCGTTGGTTGCCATCCCAAAAAGGAAACTGAAGATGAAACAAATGTGACATTTCGAGTTCAAGACTGCGAAAAGAATGAATATTTTTTGGTGCAGTGGGACTCAACGAATTCAACTGTGTCTTGTTTATGTCGAATGTATGAATACAAGGGTTTTCTTTGTAGACATGCATTGATTGTTCTTCAAATTTGCGGTCTTTCAAGCATTCCCAGTCATTATATTTTGAAGAGGTGGACCAAAGATGCAAGGAGCAGGCAACCAGCAGCTGAAGGAACAGCAGGGGTACTTTCGAGAGTGCAACGGTATAATGTATTGTGCAAGCTAGCCATTCAAATGAGCGAAGAAGGATCAGTGTGTGAAGATGTTTATAATATTGCTTTCCGCACACTAGCAGAAGCGCTGAAGAATTGTGTGAATGCGAACAACAGTAACAACAGTGCTGTAGAATCCGGTGGTCTATCCATGGTTCAACATGAAGTAGAAGAGGAAAATCATGGAAACCTAGCAACTAAGTCAATTAAGAAGAAGAATCCGATCAGGAAAAGGAAG GTGCAATCAGATCCAGATCTCATGATTGTGGAAGCACAGGATAGTTTGCAGCAAATG GAAAGTCTAGGCACAGATGGGATTCCCCTTAGTAGTTACTATGGTCCGCCACAGAATACTCAAGGACTG GTACAGTTGAATTTAATGGAGCCACCTCATGACGGTTACTTTGTCAATCAACAAAGCATGCAAGGACTG GGACAATTAAATTCAATAGCTCCTGGCCATGATGGTTTTTTTGGCACCCAGCAGAGCATGAATGGGCTG GCGCAATTTGACTTTCGACCTCCGACGAGTTACAGTTATAGCTTGCAG GATGACTCCCATTTGAGATCTTCACATTTGCACGGAAGTGCTTCGCGACATGCATAA